The window GTCGCCGTTTTCGGCGTGGTGGCCACCTGTGCGCTCCTGTTCTTCTTTGCGCTGGCCTTGATGGCCGGGCTCGGCAACCTGACCGTTATGCTGCGGTAGGAGGTGTGGTCGGCGCCTTGGAAACACTGCAGAGTCTGGTGCGGGAACTGGTGATCCTTGTAATCCTGGCTGTGGTTCTGGAGCTTTTGTTGCCGGAGGGCGACCTGCGCCGGTACGTCCGCATGGTCCTGGGGCTTTTGATCATCGTTGCGGTACTGCAGGCGGCGGTGAGCTTCTGGAACCGGGATCTGGCCGCCGACCTTTCGTGGGTCACCCTCGGGCAGCCCGACCGGGCAGGGACCCGGGAGATTCTGCGGGAGGGGGAACGGCTGTGGCAGGTGGGACAGACCCGGGCCCTGGACGAGTACGAAGAAGGGTTGGCCCGCCAGATCCGGGCCCTGGCCGGGCTGAATCAGGAAGTACCCGTAGCGGACGTGCGCGTGCGGCTCGAAGAAGGAAGAGCGGTCGGGGAGTTCGGACGCCTCAAGGAGGTGATATTGATTCTGGGCGTGCAGCACGGGGACGCGGGCGACGTGCCGGTCGGCGCGTTCCCGGCAGCGGAGCCCGCGGTCGATCCGCAAGCGGTCGCCAGGCTCCGCGGGCTGGTAGCCGACTTCTACGGCCTGACCCGCGAGCAGGTCAGTGTGCGGTACTGATTTGTGGGATGGAGGTGTGATAACCGATGAAACTAAGTGATTTGATTGCCGGCGCGACCGGTGGCGGGTCCAAGAAGCACCAGAAGGTTGTGCTGCTGGTATTGGCCGCGCTCGGCGTGTTTCTTTTGCTTCTGGGGCACCTTGATCTTGGCGGACCGCAACCGACGGTGCCCGTGAACGCACTGACGGTACCCGAGCCGGGGGGCTCGCCCCCCCTCCAGGCCCGTTTACAGATCCAGTCCGAAGAGGAATACCTGGCACGTACGATGGAGGTGATGCTCCAGCAGATCTCCGGGGCGGGCCGGGTGGACGTGGTCATCCGGCTGGAGGGATCAACCACCTCCGAATACGCGCTCAACCAGACCACCGGCCGGAGAGTGATCGATGAAAAAGACCCGGCCGGCACCACCCGGGTGACCACGGAGGTGAACGATTCCGGGCAGTTGGTGGTGGTCCGAGGGGACCGGGGATACGAGATGCCGGTGGTGGAGCGGGAAACGGCACCCCGGGTGACCGGCGTCCTCGTGGTGGCCGAGGGTGCCCGGAACCCCGAGATCAAGGCGGAGCTCTTCCGGGCCACCCGGGTCGCTTTGGGAGTGGAACCGCACCGGATTCTGGTGCTGCCCAAAAAGTTCTAAGGAGGATGGCCTGGTGCGATTCTGGACCTTTGAACGTAAATCCTTGCGGATAGTGGGCCTTTTGGTCTTGGCCTCAATCCTGGTCTGCGCCTGGGTGCTGCGACCACCGGTTCAGGACCCGGAAGTCCCGCCTCGGCCGGAAGCCGTGGAACCGGCCGCCGATGAACCGGCGGCTGAATCGGAAGGGAACTTTTTTATCGAGTACCGCCTCGAGCGGGAAATGTCCCGGGGGCGTCAGGTCGAATTACTGAAAACGGTGGCGCAGGATCCCGGCGCCGGTGAGACCCAACGGGCGGCAGCCCAGGAGCGGCTGCTTCAAATCACCCGGGACCTGGAACGGGAAACCAGCCTGGAGAATATCCTGCGGGCGAAAGGCTTTCGCGATGCGGCGGTGTTCTTTCAAGAAAACCGGGCCACCGTGGTGGTGCCGGATCTGACTTCCGAAGAGCAGGCGACCGGCATCATCAACTTGGTTGTACGCGGGGCGGGGATCATGCCGGAGGACGTGACGGTTATCGGACATCCGGGCGAATTTAGGTCATAATTGCCATATTTGATGGTACAAGGGCAAAAATCTTCTTGTTTTTTGTATACTTGTAACCCGCCTATTTCCAAAACCCGCTAGGCTCCGTTATAATCAAGTCACGCTGGTTATTGCGGCGAAAGCGGGCTTTGCTCAGCGCGGGAGGTATGATTATTTGTCTGTGCTACGGATTACCGACACTACTTTGCGGGACGGCCATCAGAGCCTATGGGCCACGCGGATGCGTACCGCCGACATGCTGCCGATCCTTGAGAAACTGGACGCGGTGGGTTACCACTCGCTGGAGGTTTGGGGCGGGGCTACCTTTGACGTGTGCTTGCGCTATCTGAACGAAGACCCCTGGGAACGTTTACGCCTGATCAAAAAGCACGTCCGGAACACACCCCTGCAGATGCTCTTGCGCGGTCAATCCCTGGTGGGGTACACCCACTACCCGGACGATATCGTCGAAGCGTTTGTGCACCGGATGGTGGCCAACGGGATCGACATCATACGGGTATTCGACGCCTTGAACGATGTCCGGAACATGGTGACCTCCATCCGGGCCGCCAGGCAAGCCGGGGCACACGTACAGGCGGCGGTGGTGTATACGGTCAGCCCCGTGCACACCACCGAACATTTTCTCCGGACCGCCTTGGACCTGGCCGAACTGGGGGCCGATTCCATCTGCATCAAGGACATGGCTGGGCTGTTGGCCCCCTATAAAGCCTACGAATTGGTGAGCCTGTTCAAAAAAGAGCTGCAGCTACCGGTACAGCTGCACTGCCACTACATCGGCGGTATGGCCGTGGGCGCCTACCTGAAGGCGGCCGAGGCGGGGGTTGACGTTGTCGACACCGCTTCTGTGCCGCTGGCCTTCGGTGCCTCTCAACCTCCGGTGGAAACCGTGGTGCGGGCCCTGCGGGGAACACCCTACGATACCAAACTGCGGATCCGGGTCCTGTTCGAGATCGCCGAGTACTTTGAGGAAGTGAGGCGCCGGGAAGGGTATGATCGGGGTGTAACCCGTATTCACGACATGCGCGTCTTTGACCATCAGGTTCCCGGAGGCATGATTTCCAACCTGGTTTCCCAGCTTGAGGAACAGAAATCCCTGCACCGGCTGGAGGAGGTGCTGGCCGAGATACCGCGAGTACGGGCGGAACTCGGCTACCCGCCGCTCGTGACCCCGACCAGCCAGATCGTCGGTACCCAGGCTGTCTTAAACGTACTGACCGGTCAGCGTTACAAGCTGGTGCCCGGCGAGGTCAAGAACTACGTCCAGGGTCTTTACGGAAAGCCGCCGGGCGAGCTGAATCCGGAAGTCATGCGTGACATCCTCGGTGACAATGAGCCCATTACCTGTCGGCCGGCCGACTTGTTGGAACCGAGACTGGAAAAAATGAGAAAGGAAATCGGTGCCCTCGCTACCAGCGAGGAGGACGTCCTATCGTACGCCCTGTTCCCGCAAGTGGCCAAAAAGTTTTTCGAGGCCCGCCTGGCGCCGGAAAAGAAGGAAAATCGACCCGCCCCGGTTAATAAGCCAGGTGCAGTGAAGGGCAAGGAGGCAAGAAGCATGAACTTGGAGGAAATTAGGGAACTCGTCAAGCTGCTGGATCGAACCGACATCAAGGAGTTCTGCCTGGAAAGCCAAGGGATCAAGATTGTGATCAAGAAGGGCGGAACCGGGGAGGAGAACCGTCCTCCAGAACAGGCCACCCCGCTGGAGGGAGGCGCCAAACCCGCGGTCCAGGCACCGCCGCACGAGCCGGCGGCGAACACGGTGACCGTTACAGCTCCTATGGTGGGCACGTTTTACAGTTCGCCGGCTCCCGACGCGCCGCCCTACGTCGAGGTGGGTTCCAAGGTGCAGGAGGGCCAGGTGCTGTGCATCATCGAAGCGATGAAACTAATGAACGAAATTGAGGCGGAAGTAGCCGGAGAGATTGTGGACATATTGGTTGGGAATGGGCAGCCAGTGGAATACGGGCAGCCACTGTTTGTGATTGCCCCTAAATAAATGCCTCGAGGAGAATTAAATGGAGAAGGTATTGATTGCGAATCGGGGAGAGATCGCGCTCCGGATTATTCGTGCCTGCCGCGAACTGGGCTTAAAGACGGTCGCCGTCTATTCGGAGGCCGACCGTGACAGCCTGCCAGTTCGTCTGGCGGACCAAGCCTACTGCATCGGTCCGGCGGACGTGACCCGCAGTTACCTGAACATCGCCGCCATCATCAGCGCCGCCGAACTATCGGGGGCCGACGCCATCC is drawn from Candidatus Desulforudis audaxviator MP104C and contains these coding sequences:
- the spoIIIAF gene encoding stage III sporulation protein AF, whose amino-acid sequence is METLQSLVRELVILVILAVVLELLLPEGDLRRYVRMVLGLLIIVAVLQAAVSFWNRDLAADLSWVTLGQPDRAGTREILREGERLWQVGQTRALDEYEEGLARQIRALAGLNQEVPVADVRVRLEEGRAVGEFGRLKEVILILGVQHGDAGDVPVGAFPAAEPAVDPQAVARLRGLVADFYGLTREQVSVRY
- a CDS encoding stage III sporulation protein AG codes for the protein MKLSDLIAGATGGGSKKHQKVVLLVLAALGVFLLLLGHLDLGGPQPTVPVNALTVPEPGGSPPLQARLQIQSEEEYLARTMEVMLQQISGAGRVDVVIRLEGSTTSEYALNQTTGRRVIDEKDPAGTTRVTTEVNDSGQLVVVRGDRGYEMPVVERETAPRVTGVLVVAEGARNPEIKAELFRATRVALGVEPHRILVLPKKF
- a CDS encoding SpoIIIAH-like family protein, translating into MRFWTFERKSLRIVGLLVLASILVCAWVLRPPVQDPEVPPRPEAVEPAADEPAAESEGNFFIEYRLEREMSRGRQVELLKTVAQDPGAGETQRAAAQERLLQITRDLERETSLENILRAKGFRDAAVFFQENRATVVVPDLTSEEQATGIINLVVRGAGIMPEDVTVIGHPGEFRS
- the accB gene encoding acetyl-CoA carboxylase biotin carboxyl carrier protein, which produces MSVLRITDTTLRDGHQSLWATRMRTADMLPILEKLDAVGYHSLEVWGGATFDVCLRYLNEDPWERLRLIKKHVRNTPLQMLLRGQSLVGYTHYPDDIVEAFVHRMVANGIDIIRVFDALNDVRNMVTSIRAARQAGAHVQAAVVYTVSPVHTTEHFLRTALDLAELGADSICIKDMAGLLAPYKAYELVSLFKKELQLPVQLHCHYIGGMAVGAYLKAAEAGVDVVDTASVPLAFGASQPPVETVVRALRGTPYDTKLRIRVLFEIAEYFEEVRRREGYDRGVTRIHDMRVFDHQVPGGMISNLVSQLEEQKSLHRLEEVLAEIPRVRAELGYPPLVTPTSQIVGTQAVLNVLTGQRYKLVPGEVKNYVQGLYGKPPGELNPEVMRDILGDNEPITCRPADLLEPRLEKMRKEIGALATSEEDVLSYALFPQVAKKFFEARLAPEKKENRPAPVNKPGAVKGKEARSMNLEEIRELVKLLDRTDIKEFCLESQGIKIVIKKGGTGEENRPPEQATPLEGGAKPAVQAPPHEPAANTVTVTAPMVGTFYSSPAPDAPPYVEVGSKVQEGQVLCIIEAMKLMNEIEAEVAGEIVDILVGNGQPVEYGQPLFVIAPK